The genomic segment TAGCCTCTCCCCTAGCCAGAGGGCCGCCTTGCGAACATCTTCCCTGTGAGCGGGATCCGTGGATACGGAGGGGATGGACAGGAACTCCAAAAGGGGCTCTAGCGCATTCACGCCCCCATGCTACTCCCTTCGGAAAGGGTCTTGCCCTCCTCGAGGAGAAGGAGCTTCAGCCGGGCCACCTCGGCCTCAAAACGGGCCTGCAGGGCCTCCAGCTCCGAACGGAGCCGCATGATCTCCTCCACCCCCGCCAGGTTCACCCCAAGCTCCTGCGTCAGACGGCGGATCTCCCTCAGCCTCTCAATGTCCCGCTCCGAGTAAAGCCGCGTCTTCCCACCCGACCGCTTCGGCTTGATCAAACCCTTCCGCTCGTAAAGCCTCAGGGTCTGCGGGTGCATCTCCAAGAGCTCCGCCGCCACAGAGATCACGTACACGGGACGGTCCTTG from the Thermus neutrinimicus genome contains:
- a CDS encoding heat shock protein transcriptional repressor HspR, which produces KDRPVYVISVAAELLEMHPQTLRLYERKGLIKPKRSGGKTRLYSERDIERLREIRRLTQELGVNLAGVEEIMRLRSELEALQARFEAEVARLKLLLLEEGKTLSEGSSMGA